A single Lactuca sativa cultivar Salinas chromosome 8, Lsat_Salinas_v11, whole genome shotgun sequence DNA region contains:
- the LOC111882427 gene encoding protein SUPPRESSOR OF QUENCHING 1, chloroplastic isoform X1, with translation MALKLLANPLHSSSSQSQSQFRSLLASSRSFCQPSFHLQWRSKVIVLSRSGTRSSGLMVRASVKEDVNVAENVGSDWGKVSAVLFDMDGVLCNSEEASRLAAVDVFAEMGVQVTVEDFVPFMGTGEANFLGGVASVKGVADFNTETAKKRFFEIYLDKYAKPNSGIGFPGALELITECKNSGLKVAVASSADRIKVDANLAAAGLPLSMFDAIVSADAFENLKPAPDIFLSASKTLNVPPSECIVIEDALAGVQAAKAAQMRCIAVTTTLSEDTLKEAKPSLIRKNIGNISLQEILGGGSSYSNTKMQGSQYSNNPSETSSGLKKNTEGGSFQDAYSTNDMVFSVGGLQGSRRNILKYGSLGIALSCLYFTVSNMKAMQYASPKAIWNLLFGTKSPPFGQKEDGTRSSRIQQFVNYISDVESRENATQVPEFPSKLDWLNTAPLQLRRDLKGKVVLLDFWTYCCINCMHVLPDLEFLEKKYKDMPFTVIGVHSAKFDNEKDLEAIRNAVLRYGITHPVVNDGDMYMWRELGISSWPTFAIIGPTGKLLAQLAGEGRRKDLDDLVEAALLYYGRRNLLVNTAIPLTLEKDNDPRLLKSPLKFPGKLAVDIFNKRLFISDSNHNRIVVTDLDGNFIVQIGSSGEEGLRDGNFDNAMFNRPQGLAYNATKNLLYVADTENHALRVIDFVNEDVQTLAGNGTKGSDYKGGGKGTTQLLNSPWDVCFEPANQSVYIAMAGQHQIWEHNTLDGVTRAFSGDGYERNLNGSSSSTTSFAQPSGLSLSPDVKEAYIADSESSSIRALNLTTGGSRLLVGGDPVFSDNLFKFGDRDGIGSEVLLQHPLGVLCGKDGQIYVADSYNHKIKKVDPATKRVSTIAGTGKAGFKDGSALSAQLSEPAGIVEADTGRLFIADTNNSLIRYLDLNKEDAEVVTLELKGVRPPAPKSRSPIRLRKRNSADTQTIIVDGGSSNEGDLSLQISVPEGYHFSKEARSKFSVEIEPENAAVFDPLDGNLSADGTAILHFKRSSPSPTMGRVNCKVLVYYCKEDEVCLYQSLVFEVPFKEVTPENTPQEIKLPFLVKPKSSQGNLQLP, from the exons ATGGCCTTGAAATTGTTAGCGAATCCACTTCATTCATCTTCTTCTCAATCTCAATCACAGTTCAGAAGCTTGTTAGCGAGCTCAAGATCCTTCTGTCAGCCTAGTTTTCATCTCCAATGGCGGTCGAAAGTGATTGTACTCTCGCGCAGTGGAACCAGAAGTTCAGGATTGATGGTGAGGGCGTCTGTAAAGGAAGATGTGAATGTGGCGGAGAATGTCGGAAGTGATTGGGGAAAAGTGTCTGCGGTTCTGTTTGACATGGATGGAGTATTGTGCAACAGTGAAGAGGCGTCAAGGTTGGCTGCCGTTGATGTGTTTGCTGAAATGGGGGTTCAGGTTACTGTCGAAGATTTTGTGCCATTCATGGGTACCG GTGAAGCAAACTTTCTTGGTGGTGTTGCTTCTGTAAAGGGTGTTGCAGATTTCAACACTGAGACAGCTAAGAAGCGtttttttgagatctatctagaTAAG TATGCAAAACCAAATTCTGGAATAGGTTTTCCTGGTGCACTTGAACTTATCACTGAG tGTAAAAACAGTGGTCTCAAAGTAGCAGTTGCATCTAGTGCTGACAGAATTAAAGTTGATGCAAACTTAGCTGCTGCTGgcttaccattgtcaat GTTTGATGCTATTGTCTCTGCTGATGCTTTTGAAAACCTGAAACCTGCTCCTGACATTTTCTTATCTGCCTCAAAAACTTTGAATGTCCCCCCAAGTGAG TGTATTGTAATTGAAGATGCATTAGCTGGTGTGCAAGCTGCAAAAGCTGCACAAATGAG ATGTATAGCTGTGACAACAACGTTGTCTGAAGATACCTTAAAGGAAGCCAAACCATCACTAATCAGAAAGAATATTGGAAATATTTCACTTCAAGAGATTCTTGGTGGTGGCTCTAGTTACAGTA ATACAAAGATGCAGGGTTCTCAATATTCAAACAATCCTTCAGAAACCTCATCTGGACTCAAGAAAAATACAGAGGGTGGATCTTTCCAAGATGCATATTCTACTAATGATATGGTTTTCTCTGTTGGAGG GTTGCAGGGTTCCAGGAGGAACATTTTGAAATATGGAAGCTTGGGAATTGCACTATCTTGTCTTTATTTCACAGTTTCAAACATGAAG GCTATGCAATACGCATCTCCAAAGGCTATATGGAATTTGTTATTTGGGACCAAGAGTCCACCCTTTGGGCAGAAAGAAG ATGGAACCCGTTCTTCAAGAATCCAACAATTTGTTAATTATATATCAGATGTAGAAAGCAG GGAAAATGCGACACAGGTTCCAGAGTTTCCATCTAAACTTGATTGGCTAAACACAGCTCCTCTTCAGCTACGTAGG gatttgaaaggaaaggtGGTTCTGCTGGATTTTTGGACTTATTGTTGTATCAATTGTATGCATGTGCTCCCTGATTTGGAGTTCTTGGAGAAAAAGTACAAAGACATGCCA TTCACTGTCATTGGAGTGCACTCTGCAAAGTTTGATAATGAGAAAGACTTGGAAGCAATTAGGAATGCTGTATTGCGCTATGGAATAACTCATCCA GTAGTTAATGATGGAGATATGTATATGTGGCGAGAGTTAGGTATAAGTTCATGGCCCACATTTGCTATTATTGGGCCCACTGGTAAGCTCCTTGCACAGCTGGCAGGTGAAGGCCGACGAAAG GATCTTGATGATTTGGTGGAGGCAGCTCTGTTATATTATGGTAGAAGAAATTTGTTGGTCAACACAGCAATTCCTTTGACTTTGGAGAAGGACAATGATCCTAGGTTGTTAAAATCACCACTCAAGTTTCCTGGTAAACTTGCAGTTGATATCTTCAACAAACGACTCTTCATTTCAGACAGTAACCATAACCGAATA GTGGTCACTGATTTAGATGGGAATTTTATAGTTCAAATTGGGAGTAGTGGAGAAGAAGGTCTACGTGATGGCAACTTTGACAATGCAATGTTCAATCGCCCACAG GGTCTGGCGTACAATGCCACGAAAAATCTACTATATGTTGCAGATACTGAGAACCATGCTTTGAG GGTGATTGATTTTGTAAATGAGGATGTGCAGACTTTAGCTGGAAATGGCACCAAAGGTTCAGACTATAAAGGAGGAGGAAAAGGAACCACTCAG CTTTTAAACTCTCCTTGGGATGTGTGCTTTGAGCCTGCAAATCAGAGTGTGTACATTGCAATGGCTGGTCAACATCAAATTTGGGAGCATAATACTCTAGATGGAGTTACAAGGGCTTTCAGTGGTGATGGTTATGAAAGAAACTTAAATGGTTCAAG CTCTTCAACAACATCGTTTGCACAACCATCAGGGCTTTCTTTATCACCAG ATGTGAAAGAGGCATATATTGCTGATAGTGAGAGCAGCTCAATTAGAGCACTCAATCTTACAACAGGAGGATCAAGACTACTAGTTGGTGGTGATCCTGTGTTCTCAGACAATTTGTTCAAG TTTGGAGATCGTGATGGAATTGGTTCTGAAGTACTCCTTCAACACCCGTTGGGTGTCTTATGTGGAAAAGATGGTCAAATTTATGTGGCAGATTCTTATAACCACAAG ATTAAAAAGGTAGATCCAGCTACTAAAAGAGTAAGTACAATAGCTGGCACTGGGAAAGCTGGCTTTAAAGATGGATCAGCTTTATCAGCTCAG CTGTCAGAACCCGCAGGAATTGTTGAAGCTGATACAG GGAGACTATTCATAGCTGATACAAACAACAGTCTGATTAGATATTTAGATCTGAACAAAGAAGATGCAGAAGTTGTTACACTTGAGCTAAAAGGAGTTCGGCCTCCTGCACCAAAATCAAGATCTCCAATTCGCCTTAGAAAACGAAATTCAGCTGACACACAAACAATCATAGTCGATGGTGGATCTTCCAATGAGGGTGACTTAAGCCTTCAAATATCTGTGCCTGAAGGTTATCATTTCTCAAAg GAAGCACGTTCCAAGTTTAGTGTTGAAATTGAACCTGAAAATGCAGCGGTTTTTGATCCTTTGGATGGGAATCTAAGTGCAGATGGAACTGCCATTTTACATTTTAAAAGATCCTCTCCTTCACCCACCATGGGTAGGGTTAATTGTAAGGTATTG GTATACTATTGCAAAGAAGACGAGGTTTGTTTATATCAATCTCTTGTTTTTGAAGTACCTTTCAAAGAGGTAACCCCGGAAAATACTCCACAAGAAATAAAACTTCCGTTccttgtgaagccaaaatcatcACAAGGCAACTTACAGTTGCCCTAG
- the LOC111882427 gene encoding protein SUPPRESSOR OF QUENCHING 1, chloroplastic isoform X2 — protein MALKLLANPLHSSSSQSQSQFRSLLASSRSFCQPSFHLQWRSKVIVLSRSGTRSSGLMVRASVKEDVNVAENVGSDWGKVSAVLFDMDGVLCNSEEASRLAAVDVFAEMGVQVTVEDFVPFMGTGEANFLGGVASVKGVADFNTETAKKRFFEIYLDKYAKPNSGIGFPGALELITECKNSGLKVAVASSADRIKVDANLAAAGLPLSMFDAIVSADAFENLKPAPDIFLSASKTLNVPPSECIVIEDALAGVQAAKAAQMRCIAVTTTLSEDTLKEAKPSLIRKNIGNISLQEILGGGSSYSNTKMQGSQYSNNPSETSSGLKKNTEGGSFQDAYSTNDMVFSVGGLQGSRRNILKYGSLGIALSCLYFTVSNMKAMQYASPKAIWNLLFGTKSPPFGQKEDGTRSSRIQQFVNYISDVESRENATQVPEFPSKLDWLNTAPLQLRRDLKGKVVLLDFWTYCCINCMHVLPDLEFLEKKYKDMPFTVIGVHSAKFDNEKDLEAIRNAVLRYGITHPVVNDGDMYMWRELGISSWPTFAIIGPTGKLLAQLAGEGRRKDLDDLVEAALLYYGRRNLLVNTAIPLTLEKDNDPRLLKSPLKFPGKLAVDIFNKRLFISDSNHNRIVVTDLDGNFIVQIGSSGEEGLRDGNFDNAMFNRPQGLAYNATKNLLYVADTENHALRVIDFVNEDVQTLAGNGTKGSDYKGGGKGTTQLLNSPWDVCFEPANQSVYIAMAGQHQIWEHNTLDGVTRAFSGDGYERNLNGSSSSTTSFAQPSGLSLSPDVKEAYIADSESSSIRALNLTTGGSRLLVGGDPVFSDNLFKFGDRDGIGSEVLLQHPLGVLCGKDGQIYVADSYNHKIKKVDPATKRVSTIAGTGKAGFKDGSALSAQLSEPAGIVEADTGRLFIADTNNSLIRYLDLNKEDAEVVTLELKGVRPPAPKSRSPIRLRKRNSADTQTIIVDGGSSNEGDLSLQISVPEGYHFSKEARSKFSVEIEPENAAVFDPLDGNLSADGTAILHFKRSSPSPTMGRVNCKVYYCKEDEVCLYQSLVFEVPFKEVTPENTPQEIKLPFLVKPKSSQGNLQLP, from the exons ATGGCCTTGAAATTGTTAGCGAATCCACTTCATTCATCTTCTTCTCAATCTCAATCACAGTTCAGAAGCTTGTTAGCGAGCTCAAGATCCTTCTGTCAGCCTAGTTTTCATCTCCAATGGCGGTCGAAAGTGATTGTACTCTCGCGCAGTGGAACCAGAAGTTCAGGATTGATGGTGAGGGCGTCTGTAAAGGAAGATGTGAATGTGGCGGAGAATGTCGGAAGTGATTGGGGAAAAGTGTCTGCGGTTCTGTTTGACATGGATGGAGTATTGTGCAACAGTGAAGAGGCGTCAAGGTTGGCTGCCGTTGATGTGTTTGCTGAAATGGGGGTTCAGGTTACTGTCGAAGATTTTGTGCCATTCATGGGTACCG GTGAAGCAAACTTTCTTGGTGGTGTTGCTTCTGTAAAGGGTGTTGCAGATTTCAACACTGAGACAGCTAAGAAGCGtttttttgagatctatctagaTAAG TATGCAAAACCAAATTCTGGAATAGGTTTTCCTGGTGCACTTGAACTTATCACTGAG tGTAAAAACAGTGGTCTCAAAGTAGCAGTTGCATCTAGTGCTGACAGAATTAAAGTTGATGCAAACTTAGCTGCTGCTGgcttaccattgtcaat GTTTGATGCTATTGTCTCTGCTGATGCTTTTGAAAACCTGAAACCTGCTCCTGACATTTTCTTATCTGCCTCAAAAACTTTGAATGTCCCCCCAAGTGAG TGTATTGTAATTGAAGATGCATTAGCTGGTGTGCAAGCTGCAAAAGCTGCACAAATGAG ATGTATAGCTGTGACAACAACGTTGTCTGAAGATACCTTAAAGGAAGCCAAACCATCACTAATCAGAAAGAATATTGGAAATATTTCACTTCAAGAGATTCTTGGTGGTGGCTCTAGTTACAGTA ATACAAAGATGCAGGGTTCTCAATATTCAAACAATCCTTCAGAAACCTCATCTGGACTCAAGAAAAATACAGAGGGTGGATCTTTCCAAGATGCATATTCTACTAATGATATGGTTTTCTCTGTTGGAGG GTTGCAGGGTTCCAGGAGGAACATTTTGAAATATGGAAGCTTGGGAATTGCACTATCTTGTCTTTATTTCACAGTTTCAAACATGAAG GCTATGCAATACGCATCTCCAAAGGCTATATGGAATTTGTTATTTGGGACCAAGAGTCCACCCTTTGGGCAGAAAGAAG ATGGAACCCGTTCTTCAAGAATCCAACAATTTGTTAATTATATATCAGATGTAGAAAGCAG GGAAAATGCGACACAGGTTCCAGAGTTTCCATCTAAACTTGATTGGCTAAACACAGCTCCTCTTCAGCTACGTAGG gatttgaaaggaaaggtGGTTCTGCTGGATTTTTGGACTTATTGTTGTATCAATTGTATGCATGTGCTCCCTGATTTGGAGTTCTTGGAGAAAAAGTACAAAGACATGCCA TTCACTGTCATTGGAGTGCACTCTGCAAAGTTTGATAATGAGAAAGACTTGGAAGCAATTAGGAATGCTGTATTGCGCTATGGAATAACTCATCCA GTAGTTAATGATGGAGATATGTATATGTGGCGAGAGTTAGGTATAAGTTCATGGCCCACATTTGCTATTATTGGGCCCACTGGTAAGCTCCTTGCACAGCTGGCAGGTGAAGGCCGACGAAAG GATCTTGATGATTTGGTGGAGGCAGCTCTGTTATATTATGGTAGAAGAAATTTGTTGGTCAACACAGCAATTCCTTTGACTTTGGAGAAGGACAATGATCCTAGGTTGTTAAAATCACCACTCAAGTTTCCTGGTAAACTTGCAGTTGATATCTTCAACAAACGACTCTTCATTTCAGACAGTAACCATAACCGAATA GTGGTCACTGATTTAGATGGGAATTTTATAGTTCAAATTGGGAGTAGTGGAGAAGAAGGTCTACGTGATGGCAACTTTGACAATGCAATGTTCAATCGCCCACAG GGTCTGGCGTACAATGCCACGAAAAATCTACTATATGTTGCAGATACTGAGAACCATGCTTTGAG GGTGATTGATTTTGTAAATGAGGATGTGCAGACTTTAGCTGGAAATGGCACCAAAGGTTCAGACTATAAAGGAGGAGGAAAAGGAACCACTCAG CTTTTAAACTCTCCTTGGGATGTGTGCTTTGAGCCTGCAAATCAGAGTGTGTACATTGCAATGGCTGGTCAACATCAAATTTGGGAGCATAATACTCTAGATGGAGTTACAAGGGCTTTCAGTGGTGATGGTTATGAAAGAAACTTAAATGGTTCAAG CTCTTCAACAACATCGTTTGCACAACCATCAGGGCTTTCTTTATCACCAG ATGTGAAAGAGGCATATATTGCTGATAGTGAGAGCAGCTCAATTAGAGCACTCAATCTTACAACAGGAGGATCAAGACTACTAGTTGGTGGTGATCCTGTGTTCTCAGACAATTTGTTCAAG TTTGGAGATCGTGATGGAATTGGTTCTGAAGTACTCCTTCAACACCCGTTGGGTGTCTTATGTGGAAAAGATGGTCAAATTTATGTGGCAGATTCTTATAACCACAAG ATTAAAAAGGTAGATCCAGCTACTAAAAGAGTAAGTACAATAGCTGGCACTGGGAAAGCTGGCTTTAAAGATGGATCAGCTTTATCAGCTCAG CTGTCAGAACCCGCAGGAATTGTTGAAGCTGATACAG GGAGACTATTCATAGCTGATACAAACAACAGTCTGATTAGATATTTAGATCTGAACAAAGAAGATGCAGAAGTTGTTACACTTGAGCTAAAAGGAGTTCGGCCTCCTGCACCAAAATCAAGATCTCCAATTCGCCTTAGAAAACGAAATTCAGCTGACACACAAACAATCATAGTCGATGGTGGATCTTCCAATGAGGGTGACTTAAGCCTTCAAATATCTGTGCCTGAAGGTTATCATTTCTCAAAg GAAGCACGTTCCAAGTTTAGTGTTGAAATTGAACCTGAAAATGCAGCGGTTTTTGATCCTTTGGATGGGAATCTAAGTGCAGATGGAACTGCCATTTTACATTTTAAAAGATCCTCTCCTTCACCCACCATGGGTAGGGTTAATTGTAAG GTATACTATTGCAAAGAAGACGAGGTTTGTTTATATCAATCTCTTGTTTTTGAAGTACCTTTCAAAGAGGTAACCCCGGAAAATACTCCACAAGAAATAAAACTTCCGTTccttgtgaagccaaaatcatcACAAGGCAACTTACAGTTGCCCTAG